The genomic window AATCCAGAAATAGAAAAAGAGGTATTGAAAAGATTAAATCTAAAAGTTGAACCAGTTTCTACCCAGATTGTGCCGCGGGATAGATACGCTTACTTAATTACTATCTGTGCGATTATTGCCTCCTCTTTTGAAAGGATTGCGACGGAAATTAGAAATTTACAGAGAAGCGAGATTGATGAAGTAAGGGAACCTTTCTTAGAAAAGCAAAAGGGTTCTTCAGCAATGCCTCATAAAAGAAATCCAATTTTGTGCGAAAGAATAGTGAGTTTAGCAAGATATGTTAGAAGTTTAATTTTTCCCACCTTAGAAAATATCTCTTTGTGGCACGAACGGGATTTAACTAATTCAGCAAACGAGAGATTAGTCTTTCCTCATACTTTGATTCTCTTACATTATATTAGTGAAAGAATGATATTTATTTTTAATAATCTAAAAGTGAATGAAGATAAGATAAAAGAAAATATTGGGAAGGCAAAAGAGTTATATTACTCTTCTCTTCTTTTAATCTTATTAATGAAAAAAGGGTTAAAAAGAAGTTTCGCTTATGATTTGGTGCAAAAACTTTCTTTTTTGGCGATGGAAGAGAATAAGAGTTTTTTAGAGATAGTAAAAAAAGATGAAGAGATTAAAAAATATTTAAGCGAAGAAGAATTAAACCAGTTTTTAGATTTAAAATATCTATTAAGAAATGTAAAAGAAATATTTAAAAGGGTTTTAAAGGAGGAAGTATGATTGATTTTTCTTTTACTGAAGAACAGTTAATGATTCAAAAAATAGCAAGAGAGTTTGCCCAAAAAGAGATTGCACCAAGAATTCGGGATTTAGACCGTGCCCAGACTTTTGATAGAAGTATTCTAAAAAAAATGGCTGAATTAGGACTTTTGGGTTTAACCATTCCGGAAGAGTATGGTGGCGTTTATTGCGATTATATCACCTTGGGTCTGGTTTGTGAAGAATTGGAATATGTTGATACTTCTTTAAGGGTAATTCTTTCAGTTCATATTGGATTAAATAGTTTAACATTACTTACTTGGGGTAATGAAGAGCAGAAGAAAAAATATTTAATTCCGCAGGCGAGGGGAGAAAAGATTGCTACTTTTGGGTTAACTGAACCTAATGCTGGTAGCGATGCGGTAGCAATTGAAACAAGAGCAGAAAAGAAAGGTGATTATTATATTTTGAATGGTGAAAAGATGTGGATCAGTTTAGCCGATGTGGCTGATCATTTTATTATCTTTGCCTGGACCGATTTGGAAAAGAAAAAGAAAAGAGACCATTCGGGAATTAGTGCCTTT from candidate division WOR-3 bacterium includes these protein-coding regions:
- the purB gene encoding adenylosuccinate lyase codes for the protein MIERYLTKEMAELWKEEKRFEYWFLVEKTVAEVQGEMGIIPKECAEEIKKASFSLSEIKELEKETGHDVIAFLKSIENHLSDEKAKSYLHYGLTSYDIVDTAWALQLRDGIEIIINSLKKLKEIIKNLALKYENLVMMGRTHGIFAEPITFGLKLLSFYCEIDRNIVRLERAKEEISYGKISGAVGTYSTLNPEIEKEVLKRLNLKVEPVSTQIVPRDRYAYLITICAIIASSFERIATEIRNLQRSEIDEVREPFLEKQKGSSAMPHKRNPILCERIVSLARYVRSLIFPTLENISLWHERDLTNSANERLVFPHTLILLHYISERMIFIFNNLKVNEDKIKENIGKAKELYYSSLLLILLMKKGLKRSFAYDLVQKLSFLAMEENKSFLEIVKKDEEIKKYLSEEELNQFLDLKYLLRNVKEIFKRVLKEEV